From one Culex quinquefasciatus strain JHB chromosome 3, VPISU_Cqui_1.0_pri_paternal, whole genome shotgun sequence genomic stretch:
- the LOC119770274 gene encoding uncharacterized protein LOC119770274 isoform X2 produces MNAQQIVTCECHLHGGRPVACCGDFVCPLQGKASSSPPRRSSDDREGLGEYVGKSRVRAIRQLFEDKIQVSSANSSRADLRNRSRRSATSSPSLETIRQPIAEEDEEADPQIYRSRTQITHIPNGVKITTTILAGENLDLANGSGLPPPVGEGPSVYETLMYPESEIIKRFELDLNRKGR; encoded by the exons ATGAACGCCCAGCAAATTGTCACCTGCGAGTGTCACCTCCACGGGGGTCGTCCGGTCGCGTGCTGCGGCGACTTTGTCTGTCCACTGCAGGGCAAAGCTTCCTCGAGCCCACCGCGGAGGTCATCGGATGACCGCGAAGGCTTGGGTGAGTACGTCGGCAAGTCACGTGTTCGCGCGATCCGGCAACTTTTCGAGGACAAAATTCAAGTTAGCAGTGCAAATTCCTCCCGAGCGGATCTCCGCAATCGGTCACGTCG AAGTGCCACTTCGTCACCATCGCTGGAGACCATACGGCAACCCATCGCCGAGGAAGACGAAGAAGCTGACCCCCAGATCTACCGGAGTCGCACGCAGATAACCCACATACCGAACGGGGTAAAGATCACCACGACCATCCTCGCCGGGGAGAACCTTGATCTGGCCAACGGCAGTGGACTGCCACCCCCGGTCGGCGAAGGTCCTTCCGTTTACGAGACCCTAATGTACCCCGAAAGTGAAATCATCAAGCGGTTCGAGCTAGATCTGAATCGGAAGGGTCGTTAG
- the LOC119770274 gene encoding uncharacterized protein LOC119770274 isoform X1: MNAQQIVTCECHLHGGRPVACCGDFVCPLQGKASSSPPRRSSDDREGLGEYVGKSRVRAIRQLFEDKIQVSSANSSRADLRNRSRRRSATSSPSLETIRQPIAEEDEEADPQIYRSRTQITHIPNGVKITTTILAGENLDLANGSGLPPPVGEGPSVYETLMYPESEIIKRFELDLNRKGR; encoded by the exons ATGAACGCCCAGCAAATTGTCACCTGCGAGTGTCACCTCCACGGGGGTCGTCCGGTCGCGTGCTGCGGCGACTTTGTCTGTCCACTGCAGGGCAAAGCTTCCTCGAGCCCACCGCGGAGGTCATCGGATGACCGCGAAGGCTTGGGTGAGTACGTCGGCAAGTCACGTGTTCGCGCGATCCGGCAACTTTTCGAGGACAAAATTCAAGTTAGCAGTGCAAATTCCTCCCGAGCGGATCTCCGCAATCGGTCACGTCG CAGAAGTGCCACTTCGTCACCATCGCTGGAGACCATACGGCAACCCATCGCCGAGGAAGACGAAGAAGCTGACCCCCAGATCTACCGGAGTCGCACGCAGATAACCCACATACCGAACGGGGTAAAGATCACCACGACCATCCTCGCCGGGGAGAACCTTGATCTGGCCAACGGCAGTGGACTGCCACCCCCGGTCGGCGAAGGTCCTTCCGTTTACGAGACCCTAATGTACCCCGAAAGTGAAATCATCAAGCGGTTCGAGCTAGATCTGAATCGGAAGGGTCGTTAG